A single Camelus ferus isolate YT-003-E chromosome 3, BCGSAC_Cfer_1.0, whole genome shotgun sequence DNA region contains:
- the FTMT gene encoding ferritin, mitochondrial: MLPCFWSLSKHISTSLVSLRSARHGFAFPPRWVLGRLWGAPPAAPRRPLAAAAASRDPIGPACAPSRVRQNFHPDSEAAINRQINLELYASYVYLSMAYYFSRDDVALHNFARYFLRQSREETVHAEKLMRLQNQRGGRICLQDIKKPEQDDWESGLNAMECALLLEKNVNQSLLELHTLASDKGDPHLCDFLETHYLNEQVKSIKELADHVQNLVKMGAPDSGLAEYLFDKHTLGSENNQN; the protein is encoded by the coding sequence ATGCTGCCCTGTTTCTGGTCCCTCTCCAAACACATCAGCACTTCGCTGGTGTCTCTGCGCAGTGCGCGCCACGGATTTGCGTTCCCGCCGCGCTGGGTCCTGGGGCGCCTCTGGGGCGCTccgcccgccgccccccgccGTCCGCTGGCCGCAGCCGCCGCCTCCCGGGACCCAATAGGGCCCGCCTGCGCCCCCTCCCGGGTGCGCCAGAACTTCCACCCGGACTCCGAGGCCGCCATCAACCGCCAGATCAATCTGGAGCTCTACGCGTCCTACGTGTACTTGTCCATGGCCTATTACTTCTCCCGAGACGACGTGGCCTTGCACAACTTCGCCAGGTATTTCCTACGACAGTCCAGGGAGGAGACTGTGCACGCGGAGAAGCTGATGAGGCTGCAGAACCAGCGGGGAGGACGGATCTGCCTGCAGGACATCAAGAAACCAGAACAGGATGACTGGGAAAGTGGGCTGAATGCCATGGAGTGTGCTCTGCTCTTGGAAAAGAATGTGAACCAGTCGTTGCTGGAATTGCACACTCTGGCTTCAGACAAAGGCGACCCCCATTTGTGCGATTTCCTGGAAACCCACTATCTAAATGAGCAGGTGAAGTCTATCAAAGAACTAGCTGACCACGTGCAAAACTTGGTTAAGATGGGGGCCCCGGATTCTGGCCTAGCGGAGTACCTTTTTGACAAACATACCCTTGGAAGTGAAAACAATCAGAACTAA